Below is a window of Paramisgurnus dabryanus chromosome 20, PD_genome_1.1, whole genome shotgun sequence DNA.
aggctgagaatggcgttttcatgactgaatcacgacactatcatcaatcatgccctctcgtaccttacgcacaccacgcccacttagatcagatatcaacatgtcagccggaggggtaGTGGGGGTCATCACTTTTAgcttcaacaagatggcaaaagacgaacagtgcgttgcaagacatgcaacattaaaatcacggAAAATCGTCCGTCATTTGAAggttagttggtagttagctaatgtaataatagctaaaGTAGCCATTAACCCTCATCATACCGtgttggggacaaatgtgggcaaaataattttgatttattttttaaaaaatacttcCCTTGATCTGAGCGGTAGGAGACTTGGCTACTGTGTCtaagtttgccacctgaacacacacagagaaaaatgactggattctacaatgttagggcCGGTTCACATATCACGTCTATTGtgcgctcaagttcgttatttcaaatgtaggcacGCAAACGGAAGAGATTACAATTTTGTCTGATTCCATGATGTgttttactgaacatgagtatttctttatatctttatattctatagatcagattctgcaggtaaaattaaaataataaggtgacttgacttggacttgacttgaactattacaggacttgacttgacatagcctgtgactcgactcgacttgacttgcccaagaaaaaaaatacttgggacttacttgagacttgaaggttcagacttgagacttacttgagacttgcacatgtgtgacttggtcccatctctggtttaagccctcaaggaactaacattttcaaaaaaaaattagttggaagggacataattgactgtgatgacactcaagatggctaccaggtaagcagttcttactttttctctccagataaaataaaacattttgtttgtcatagaacctagacaactttttagttctcattcccgaaacatgagtttgtaaatgcatatatttgatgtaatatcatgttgctgtaatgataatttttgataatgataatctaaaaaaatgaaataattctataggaaatattttttaaatcctctaaaaataatggtaatGGTAAGTTCAGACCtcaatcttatatgtgcaaaaaaataataattggcTTCAAGGACTTTtttaaaattctgatgctggacacccaTATTTTCAAATGTTAATGTATGCTAAAGATGCTGCTTACATCCTAGATATGAAACCAGGTGGTATCTTAAAAGTTCTAGGTTCTGGTCCAAGTCAAATCCAAAGgcactacactgtcagaaaaaaatgttccTTAGCTGGCACTGGGGCggcaccctttcaaaaagtacacaaaagcacctataggggcagtttcccggacagagtttagattaatccaggactgttttatttatattagaacatttaagtagatttttttacaaacaaaccttacaaaaactaatactggtgtacatcttgagacaaaacaaggGCACTGAAGATATGCCAGtagatattttgaaattaaggcagctcaaacatgcattttaatctggAACTAGAATAAgccttgtccgggaaaccaccccatagagttcatattagtacctcttaggtacatattggtaccaaatgtatacacatcTACCCTTTTAGGTAAATATTGGGACCTTTTAAATGGGTACCGGCCCAATGACAGCTATCAGATATTTCTAAGCTCCTTTGGTCCAAGTCTATGGAAACTTATTTCACATGTTTCATTATCTACAATTGTATCAAACATGTATGTCTGCTGAACATAAAGAAAGAAATGTTGAgcaatgtttacaaacaaacatttttgaaGCACCACTGGGTTCCATAGTAGGCTATTTTTcttcttcctttgtgttcagcagaataaaaatatatttatacaggtttggtaCAAGTTAAGCGTGAGCAAATGATGataaaatagcatttttttaggtgaacaatccctttatGTATAAGTAATTACAATGCGTGTCATCAAACAACAATCGAAGAGGGCTTGAGAAGAATGAACTTACAATAAGGTCTGAATGGATCTGTTAGCTTTTAATGCATCTGCCAGCTGCTTCGTCCGTCCGATGGTGGACACCACGCCGAGGTTCAGGTTTAACTGCGCGAGAGAGTGAGACTCTGCCACGCCACGACACACGCGGCCGAAGTCTCGATCGGACAGCTGACAGCCGCGTACAGACAGCAGTCTCACACTGTTCTCCTTCAGACTTTCACATATATCCTTGATCTCAGCCGCAGACAGCGCCTCTCCCGTGATCTGTATCGAGCCCGGCAGCATGTCGATGGTGTCAGGTTCGACTAACGGGCCAGCCGGACAGCATTACGCATCCACGCGCCCTACGTTAATATTCTCCAACGTTGTAGATCACATCATTCGAGCACACAACGACAACGCAGTCTGTTTTATATCGACACGATAGATGAATGAATAGCTGGTTCGTAAATGAAAGCTCAGCAGCAGTTGTTGAAGTTAATGCTCAGATGCTCCGTTGTCTCCACGTCACTGACATCATTGGCCATCGACTGTCCCCCTGAGAAAACAGCATCGGTGCGCAATTTTTCCACACACACCCGATGCTAAGGGAGCGTTTATGAGCACCAGATACAGGCTTGGAAAAGGTGTGGTGCGATTATCTCAGCGTTTAGTCTCCTAAAAGGCTCGAGGTTTCTCAGTGCTTCAGCATTTGCAGCATTGAGGTAAATACGATGATGGTGCGTTTGTAGGTGCTGTTACTATGGACACGCACTATCTGACACGCGTATTGAATTGTACTCACTTAATCCACCATCATCACTATAACCCAAACAGCTATCTGGTTTGCGGGaacatctcttccttctaggcTTTAGGTAATCCGCTTGACGAATGATGGCGTGGGATTGGCTGTAAGGGAAAAATGGGCGAGCCAGGAGCTGTTGAACAGTGAATATCACATTTTGTGAATGAATTTTGACACTAGTATGTATTGGGGTGGGTTTAATGTTTTCTTCTTATAAAAGCATTTATCTTACAAAAATGATATTTAATGTTACCAGTGTTATGCACATTAAAACACACATGTTGCCCCAAAGAGGGGCATGTTATCACactggggtaagttgtcacagtGGAACctgtcattaaagggatagttcacacaaaaatgaaaattctgtcatcatttactcaccctcatgttgttacagtcctgtataaatgtctttgttttgataaacacggaagaagatattttgagaaatgtgagtgagccccattcacttccatagtattctttattcctgctatggaagtcaatgtaaCACAGACATGCATGAAATTGCCAGAtttcatatataaaaaaacataaaatgtgacatacaaaaacatttaagcaTTAATTTGTCCAATAAAAAATCAAGAAATCTGACAACATGCCTCAACTTGAGATAGTTTAAACTTATTTATTGGTATTGTTCATGTCTAACAGTATAAATAAAACCTATCCATTAGAAGTTGCTGTGGCACAGTGGACTTGTGAATAATGTATTAAAGGCTTGATGTGAATGACAGCTGTTTTTTCTTCAGCAACAGTCTAAGGTTTTGAAGGTGGATTGTATAACCAGTTGTACCCACACCGAGTGTCTGGTTGCATGGTCATCTCTTTGTGACAGAGTTAGTGAGAGGAGGAAATGTGAACCcggaatgaaaaaaaaacacagttaattTCTAATCTAGCTCAGTGGCCTCAACTTAACTAACCTGATCAGTGCAGTTATCCTGAACGAAAGTTATTTATTTACCTTCATGTGCTCCCAAAAACATACAGTTTGCTACTATTTCTTTCTGTCAGACTTCATATGACTTAATCTATCTGATTTATTGTGGTTGGTTTATGTAACATTTAGGCTATAAGGCTTCAGATGATACTACCAGTATTAACAAATTTATAATCATTGTCTTCCTCACTTAAGCTGTCCACTTCAGAAGTTGTGCAGACTAATTTGTAAGTTAAGGATTCttcaaacaagagaaaacgtatCTCAAACCTGTTGCACACCATTTCCGGGAAACATATCGTTTAACCCGGAAACTATAGCAAAATGTTGCGCACCAGTTTGAGCTTGAACGTGCCCCTgatctgtcaaatgtcttaaaggaaaacaccaccgtttttcaatattttactatgttcttacctcaacttagatgaattaatacatacctatctttattcaatgtgtgcacttaatctttgtacagtgcttctggaatgtgttagcatttagcctagccccattcattcctatggctccaaacaaaagttttattttgtgccaccatacttactcatgtaacagtctttaaatagggaaaacatggaagtgtttggtggcttataaattcatccctgtttggatcctaaggaatgaatggggtactgtacaaagattaaaagtgcacacattgaaaaaagataggtcaAGTCGAGGTAAcaacatagtaaaataatgaaaaacggtggtattttttctttaaaatgaccaccaaaagcaatgtttgtggtaaccgtggtataagtgaCTCCggtaatttaattatttgtaaataatgcacacctgcagTTAAACGTCACTCCGCTTCGCATTGtgctgcattaccaccttgggtgtgaattattttctaataattcaactgcctgttgtcaattattccttacatatccTGTCTCTTTTCAGTTTATAATGGCACTGGATAGTGCCCGATTTTCAAAGCTCCAAAAAGTGCATCAATCCATAAAAAACTAATCAATACAGTTATTTTATAACTGTAAGGATCAGTTTCTTATGTATAGAGactggggcactatccaatgccattataaagcaGATAAGAgtcaggatattatttaatataactctgactGTGTTTGGCTGAAAGAAATATACACATATGGCTTATGGGTGAGTAAAATATGGTCTAATTTTCATTTGGGGGTTAACCATTCCACTGTCTGGTATAAAACTATCTTAACTAATATCTTAAGGAAACAATGATCAAGAATTTGCTATAGTATTCTGACACATAAATCTATTTCGCAAGGCATCGGCttgttttattagtttattttctctttacaagaacattttaaatatgcagATCACATGTAAAAGACAACATAATAAGATAGCACTTATAACCCTCACCCCAACCATAGCTTTGAATAGACCCAGACTGCACCACAACTGCTGGATAAAAATGCATTAAGAAAAAGACCTCATGCACCAGTAAGACCTTTcccatttttaaacaaaaaatcatAGCATTTCTGTATCATTGTGCCTTCCAATCAAGACAAAGACTTTTATACATAGTCTTTATAAACACCTCTTATGCAACAAGATCTTAAACAGAACTAAAGAGTTTGTGGTGATATTTGTCTCCTCTTCTCTGTAATTAAAACTTTTTGTTGGGACTTTCAACTGGAAAGGCTGTTTATGTAAATGTACATTCACTGAGCACAAATATCCAGTTgcatttaaaggcggagtccacgatgtttgaaaaacgcgttggaaaaggagacgggccgactaccaaaacacacttatggccaataaaatcaaatcaaacgccgggttgcgtatgtgtggggcgggtctatcaacagaaggtccagattctattggggtaggggcgtgtttgtttaggtgatttcaaatatcaacattggctttcaaacatcatggactccgcctttaagtccTCTAAAACAACAGTTATCTTTTAGCCATTAATATCCTCATCTTAAAAGaaagtgtattttttgtgttgATAAGACGAATAGTTAGGCTTACATAACCTGAATAAATGTTCAACTATTGTTAGGCCTTCACAACTGTAACTCTTAGCAACAAAAATGATGAAAGACAAGTGTAAAGTGATTTGGATGGCATGCCAAAGTGCCATCTCATAATAATATGAGTCCAACATAAGTGATGTCATCTTGAGCTAAGAGGATCCCTTAAGATCAGTTTGACAGTATCAGGATATCTACATGAGATTTATACTGAGCTGAAGCTCTATAGAAACTGCCCTGATTATAAATATACACATCAGACTCGCACTGGCCCAGAAGCCAAATATATAATCATTGTGTCTGTACAATTGCAGCTATCGAATTGATGGTGGCATTCACAAGGGTGTTCGCAACAATGGGAACATCTCTGGCAACCCTCTGAATGGGAGGAATATTGGGCCCTTCCAAGGTATCCAGAATACCTACATATAGAAACGAGAACAATCATTGTTTTTACCATGCAAGGACAAAATGTCAAAACCGTCAATAACACTGCAAATGCTAAAAGGCACTGTAAGGAGACATGTACCTCTAAATGCATGCAGCATGCAACTAAATTTGTGGTGTCTGGACCAATACTGAAAAGTTGTTCTTTGCGAGCTGGGTGATATGACTGTATATGCAATGCAATTTTTCAACCAGCAGAAATGTTTCTATAGCATTGATACTACtgtaaaatatattacatgccTTGCTATGATTGGCTGTCAAACAGTTAAGATGAAGAGGAACTAATGCGTGAGGGTGTGTTTTTAAGCACAAAAACAATTTCAGCATCAACTAAACCATATGAGTGATTTTATagtcaatattattattaatctatttgcgacatacatacatatatatatatctgcACGTTTACTGCAGCATGTTTCAGATACATGAATCTTTTTATACTGGCCTCGTTCTAAAGCTGATGCTCTGAAGATAGATAGGACTGAAAACACAAGTGTTTAACTGTTTCTAAAATTAGATCAAAGTAGGAAACTCATTTATTGAAGGTCACAATAATGCCTGGGAGATAGTATTCATGTACCTgtcatattatatttttgcTCTAAGAATTAGCACACTTAAATAACTTAACTTTTCCTCCAATCAtttaagttatttatatttgtcTAACAGAAAAACAGACATAGTAGCCCTGGGTATGTAATTCAGATTTCCAGAGATGCCATTTCATAACCCTACTGTTACGTCTCTGCTCGGTTAAAAGCACTTTATATTAGGGCTGCCGATAATTCCGATTATTTGTCGATTTTTCATCTTGATATTGTAATTGTTATTGAagattattacacggctctctggaatgcttgattctgattggtcagttgagacatttgcaggttcgttcttttcaaataataaccgctccaaagtaataacgcatagccggtactacttttacggttaaaatcgctccgcgccaataaagattactagctgtttggcgccatcttgtgacaaacactggacaaccacgacaagacacagacagcttactgagactgaacttgacaaaatagagcatgacagctacgaagccaacacacaaaaaaatacagaatgggcattaaaacttctcaaagactggctaaaagagaaaaaatggagacagacaagtatgaagcagaggatcttaataaggtattacgatcattttatgcatctgtgcaaagtttggcggaaggataaaaattttaatttaaaacaaatatgccaataaaatgtttcaaattcatatttatgtccagttttttttcttatgtggcaagtagccgtgtaataagcgggataatgtagagtcagccggtagttatcgggaaataagccccttcagtgtgatacaagaccctccgcttcgcgtcgggtcctgatcacactgtcggggcttatttctcgataactaccggctgcctctacattatcccttattttaagttttataaCTGTGAAGCAGCCGCATGGTAAATTCTAAGCATccaaaagtaaatatataaatgtaaatcccATTTATTTTGGGAGTTATGTTGTAAGTAAAAAATCCTAAAAGAGTTGCTGAAGAACACGTcaactttttaattttaaaatctcTGATTCACCTCTGTATTTGGTGCCTAAACATAAAGGCGAACGAAACACACAGAAATGAGCACAAATGGACAGCTGTAATGGTGGTAATTGTTTCACCCTTAATTGTAATCCTGGttagtttttaaattaattgtgcagccctactttATGTCTATTGGTATTGATTCAATATTATTCCTCCTTATGTTTATTCAGTAAGAAACACTGTGGAAACAATGCTTTGATGAGGTTTAACTGGATTTTGTACTGTAGTCTTAGGCCAACAGCAACtcttgttttagcaaagttttttgatcatacatatttatttttcggGTCACATTAGTAAGATAAACATACAGTTTGAAGAGATGATTTCTACTTTACCCTTTTAAAGGGATTATTTGAGCTGTTCTGGTAGCAAAATCTGGTAATCTATTACATCTGTTATTTGGATAGAAACCTATGGACTAATACATcattttgttaatgttttatcAAGATTATAGCAATTTAGTGTAAACAGGTATAGTatatcaaagtaaaataatctatatgcTTGTAAATCCATTTTTAAAAGTTGTGTCTTCTAATAAAACTTCTCTGacgaataaagaaaaaaaatgtaaaaaaagtctTCTTCAGGTaaaagtcagtatttagtgtgacctcccTTGGCAATAAAAACATCTTGAACTCTTTTGGAAAATCTGTCATGTGGCTGGCTGCACTAGCTGGCCATACACCCTGTCCAAAGACTTGTCTGACTAGTCGACAAAATGTGCAAAATAGCTGTGCCTAGTTATAGATTTAGATGGTGCAAAAGGTCCATCTATTTATCACAACTCTGGACAAAACCCAACTTTTTTTACCTCCAGCTAGTGCAACCAGCCCCTGAGTTATTAGATTTGAAAACAGGGTTTCATTTAAAAGTGACAAGCTTGTATGAAACGCCTACTCGAAATGTGaactctgcatttaacccatcccagtgagtagtgaacacaagCACACCCGCAGCAGGGGGCAACAATCCCAGCCCCCGGGGAGCAATTAAATCATTAATCATAAATCAAGTaaagtgccttgctcaagggcaccactgTCGCAAGCCACCGGCCGTGAGACTCAAACTGGCAACTCTTGAGTTACAAGCCCGACTTTTTAACCACTAGTTTAAATAACAAATCTAATGGCATAAGACTTtggcacagtactgtatatttgtGGCAAAAAGCTAGGGTTGGCTTGATATCAAAACTTTGACTTCAATACGGTACCACAATTTAATACCCTGGTATCGGTACTAAAACAGTACCATGGGTAACAAATAAACAGcctcaaataattaaaaaattaaatttttttaagaagaCAAACTCTGAAAAGTATTTTCTAGTATTTTCGAGTATTTTCTACTTCTGTATCTCATATCTTCTGTCAAGCTGTTTCACAAGATATCTAAATACTGGTTTATCAACACTACAAATAGGGATGTATTGTCATAAATTTTATTCTAACATTCATTTAATattactcatattaaaatgaatATCACTAATACCTTTAATCTTAAGCAAATTctgtggtaacactttactattacgttgtatttgttaacattagtaaaagggatagttcggccaaaaattatattaaacccgtgatttactcacccccaagctgtctgagatgcatatgtctataatatttcagacaaacacattttcggatattttagaaaatgttttagatctttcagtgaatttaatgtaaagttacagggtccacgtccttcaagtccaaaaaatgtgcatccatccttcacaaaagaaatccgaacggctccaggatgataaacaaaggtcttctgagggtaatcagttttgttgtagaaatatccatatttaaaactttataaacgaaaataactagcttccggtaacgccaccatcttagactcctctgtattccggagagagtatcagcgtagtgtacgcacttttcttagtgacgtatgacaaattcggagggggcatagagcagcagcagagaaaccttTATAAACTGCGTACGTCTTATCTTGAATGCGgatgcgactaagatggcggcgctaccagaagctagttattttttataaagattaaaatgtggatattttcattgtggagccatttggatttattttgtaaagcatggatgcacattttttggacttgaagaaCGTGGACCCCACAACTtaacatctaaaacattttctaaaataactgaaaatgtgtttgtcagaaaaatgatagacatatgcatctcgaacagcttgggggtgagaaaatcatggtttTAATATCagttttggccgaactatccctttaatgctaaCATAAACTTACAATGatcaatacttctacagcatttattaatttatatattattatattcatgttagctaatgcatttactaatacatttggAAAATCAAGCATTGTTaacaatgttaacaaatacaaccttattgtaaagtgttaccaattctATTCATATTTTATGGCACCTCATCATCATTGTTTTTAGCATGTCGCTCACTCTtgtgcttttattttgacatctTTGATCTTGTGAATAAAGCTAAATTAAATCAGATGGATGATGCGCTCACCTGTTGATCTCCGAACTCTGTACAAGTCAGGAGGAGCAAGTGAAAGAGCTTTTTTGTCACATAAGTAGGCAAAGTAATGCCATATTTCACTTCTACAGCCCTCCTTGTTTGTTAGTTAGTTGTGGCCATGTAGTGTGATCCATCTCCTCTCGCAAGTTACTCTCACTATACTGCCGAGCTCACTGGTTTCACATCACTTTGGTTGTGCACTGCCGCCTAGCGTTGCACTTAGGAACAACAGCCAATACCGAACCGAGCAAAATCACAGTATAGTACCTTTTGAAATATTATAAATACCGGTCATTTTCAAAAACCGGCTTATCACGCAACCCTACAATAAGCAAATATCAATTGCTGTCTTACCTTCTACCATTTTATGGTAAGCAAAGTGCAGGTAAAGCAGAAAGAGCATGTGCAGAGCAGCCAGAGTGCCACACAAGATGAGTCGCGGAGTCTGACCAACAGTTCGGGAGATCAGCACAGCCACCTGAGAGAAAGACACATCACAATGCCATTAGActaaagtgaattaaagaaaatcattcTTTTGATACTGTATATTTCAGTAAATATTACAGGTATAATCTTGGCCCtcattcattttatatttacCATCCGGAGAGTAGAGAGCCCACCGACAGCCAGCCAGAGAAGGTAGAACAGCGAGTGGAAGTGGATGTTGTAGGTGACAAATAGGACCACACAGTGGCCAAAGAGACCATAACCCTAAAATAATGATTAAATTAGACACtcacaaaataaaaactgtgtGATTTATTCATTAtcatgttgttcaaaacctATATAACTTTCTTTTCATAATGTTTTCACAAAGTTTCACTCATAATCCACATTCAGTTTACTTACTAGCAAAGATAACATCTGCAGCATAGTAATCTGAGCATTGCACAGGTAAGCAACGAAGTACGTAAAAGAAGAGACGCCCAACCAGTATCCAAAACAGGTTCCAATGGCAGTGCCCATCAGCGTGCCCTCTCTCTGTTTCAACAAACCCAGTCATGAACAAGACAGCTTTAAAGAGTGGAAGTATCATTCATATTCACTGATAAAAACGTTCTTGTTGATTTTGCTTACGATGACAGTGTCTGACGTCTTCATGCCATGGAGCAGAATGGCCACCAGTGTGAACACCAGCATCATTGGTCCATACAGTTCTCCAGCAACTTTctgagtttaaaaaaataaaagtgcttaaaGAAGCTAAATGAGCTTGTAACGTCTTCCCTTTCAATATAACAATCAAATATCCTCAAAGCATGAGTTATATTGACCTTTTAGAAGTAGAGCGAGACAGAATATCAAACCCACAGTCAATTGCGCAACCACTCATCTTCATCTGCCTTCGTAAAAACTCTTTGCTtatttttagcacaatgctaatggtctaatcagattcaattgattatgctaagctatgctaaaagtggtaccacaagacccggagatcagctgaatggattccgaaccagtaaaaatcaaatgtttaactctaggggagctggaaaatgagcatatttaaaaaaaaaaagtggaacgtccctttaacatctaattTTTATCCGAGAGTTTGCCCTCCATACAACTCATAACTAAATAAAACAGGCTGAATGATAGTTAGGAGGCAATTTAATAGAAATTTGTATGGAAATGCAAGACACTTTGCACgttgaaaaaaaatatgaatcTTGGAACTAATCTATGCTAGCTATG
It encodes the following:
- the yipf3 gene encoding protein YIPF3 yields the protein MASSQGSKNTNTEPWGGFDDNIIQGSGSAVIDMENMDDTSGSSFEDMGEIHQRLKEEEEVSAEAEATEEDNGEDADFLGMKGIKGQLGRQVADEVWQAGKRQASKAFNLYANIDILRPYFDVEPIQVRNRLIESLIPVRMINFPQKVAGELYGPMMLVFTLVAILLHGMKTSDTVIREGTLMGTAIGTCFGYWLGVSSFTYFVAYLCNAQITMLQMLSLLGYGLFGHCVVLFVTYNIHFHSLFYLLWLAVGGLSTLRMVAVLISRTVGQTPRLILCGTLAALHMLFLLYLHFAYHKMVEGILDTLEGPNIPPIQRVARDVPIVANTLVNATINSIAAIVQTQ